From Carya illinoinensis cultivar Pawnee chromosome 5, C.illinoinensisPawnee_v1, whole genome shotgun sequence, one genomic window encodes:
- the LOC122308892 gene encoding thiamine biosynthetic bifunctional enzyme TH1, chloroplastic isoform X1 produces MAYTQVLSTSCMFYKEDRVPMTSDNSKMKPPHVLTVAGSDSGAGAGIQADLKTCAARGVYCSTVITAVTAQNTVGVQGVNIVPEDFVVEQLKSVLSDMQVDVVKTGMLPSVGIVSVLSQSLHEFPVRALVVDPVMVSTSGDVLAGPSILAEFREELLPMADIITPNLKEASALLGCQQLKTVSDMRSAAKLLHEMGPRYVIVKGGDLPDSLDAVDVFFDGQDFYELRSSRIKTRNTHGTGCSLASCIAAELAKGSSMLPAVKVAKRYVETALDYSKDIAIGNGTQGPFDHIFRLKSNGQKSHRQVGFNPSDLFLYAVTDSGMNEKWGRSITDAVKAAIEGGATIVQLREKDAETHKFLEAAKACCEICHSHGIPLLINDRIDIALACDADGVHVGQSDMPASVARTLLGPEKIIGVSCKTIEQAHQAWIDGADYIGCGGVYPTNTKANNLTVGLEGLKTVCKASKLPVVAIGGINASNAGSVMETAVQNLKGVAVVSALFDRECILTETRKLHAVLKTAASMTLQRTH; encoded by the exons ATGGCCTACACGCAGGTCCTCTCCACTTCCTGCATGTTCTACAAG GAAGATAGAGTTCCGATGACAAGTGATAACTCCAAGATGAAACCTCCACATGTATTGACCGTTGCTGGCTCTGACTCAGGTGCTGGTGCTGGAATCCAGGCTGATCTTAAGACCTGTGCAGCACGTGGAGTGTACTGCTCCACGGTCATAACTGCTGTCACTGCCCAGAACACTGTTGGTGTTCAG gGTGTAAATATTGTGCCTGAGGATTTTGTGGTGGAGCAGTTAAAGTCTGTTTTATCTGATATGCAAGTTGACGTG GTGAAAACTGGCATGCTACCATCTGTTGGCATAGTCAGTGTTCTTAGTCAAAGTCTACATGAATTTCCAGTTCGAG CTTTAGTGGTTGATCCTGTCATGGTATCTACAAGTGGAGATGTACTGGCTGGTCCTTCCATTCTTGCTGAATTTCG AGAGGAACTTCTTCCTATGGCCGATATAATCACTCCAAATTTAAAGGAGGCATCTGCTTTACTTGGTTGTCAGCAGCTGAAAACAGTTTCTGACATGCGTTCTGCTGCGAAACTGCTGCATGAGATGGGGCCAAG ATATGTGATTGTCAAAGGTGGCGATCTTCCTGATTCGTTGGATGCTGTTGATGTATTCTTTGATG GCCAGGACTTCTATGAGCTGCGTTCTTCACGCATTAAAACTCGCAACACTCATGGTACTGGTTGCAGCTTGGCATCATGTATAGCAGCTGAGCTGGCAAAAGGTTCTTCAATGCTTCCTGCTGTTAAG GTTGCTAAACGCTATGTTGAGACTGCCTTGGATTACAGCAAAGACATTGCTATTGGAAATGGGACCCAAGGTCCCTTTGACCATATTTTTAGGCTTAAGAGTAATGGTCAGAAGTCCCATAGGCAAGTGGGATTTAATCCAAGTGACTTGTTCTTGTATGCTGTAACGGATTCTGGGATGAATGAAAAGTGGGGCCGTTCTATTACAGATGCTGTTAAAGCTGCCATAGAGGGAGGTGCTACCATTGTTCAATTGAG GGAAAAGGATGCTGAAACACATAAGTTTTTGGAAGCAGCAAAAGCATGCTGTGAAATTTGCCATTCACACGGAATACCTCTACTCATAAACGACCGTATTGATATTGCCCTTGCTTGTGATGCTGATGGTGTGCATGTTGGTCAATCAGACATGCCTGCTAGTGTGGCCCGCACTCTTCTTGGCCCTGAAAAAATCATTGGTGTATCATGCAAGACAATAGAGCAAGCCCATCAAGCATGGATTGACGGTGCTGATTACATTGGTTGTGGTGGTGTATATCCAACGAATACTAAAGCAAACAATCTCACTGTTGGCCTGGAGGGGTTGAAAACTGTTTGCAAGGCTTCCAAGTTACCTGTGGTTGCAATTGGTGGTATTAATGCTTCAAATGCAGGCTCTGTGATGGAAACTGCTGTGCAGAATTTGAAGGGAGTTGCTGTTGTGTCGGCCCTTTTTGACAGGGAATGTATTCTGACAGAAACCAGGAAGTTGCATGCAGTGCTAAAGACGGCAGCATCGATGACATTACAGAGGACCCATTGA
- the LOC122308892 gene encoding thiamine biosynthetic bifunctional enzyme TH1, chloroplastic isoform X2: protein MAYTQVLSTSCMFYKEDRVPMTSDNSKMKPPHVLTVAGSDSGAGAGIQADLKTCAARGVYCSTVITAVTAQNTVGVQVKTGMLPSVGIVSVLSQSLHEFPVRALVVDPVMVSTSGDVLAGPSILAEFREELLPMADIITPNLKEASALLGCQQLKTVSDMRSAAKLLHEMGPRYVIVKGGDLPDSLDAVDVFFDGQDFYELRSSRIKTRNTHGTGCSLASCIAAELAKGSSMLPAVKVAKRYVETALDYSKDIAIGNGTQGPFDHIFRLKSNGQKSHRQVGFNPSDLFLYAVTDSGMNEKWGRSITDAVKAAIEGGATIVQLREKDAETHKFLEAAKACCEICHSHGIPLLINDRIDIALACDADGVHVGQSDMPASVARTLLGPEKIIGVSCKTIEQAHQAWIDGADYIGCGGVYPTNTKANNLTVGLEGLKTVCKASKLPVVAIGGINASNAGSVMETAVQNLKGVAVVSALFDRECILTETRKLHAVLKTAASMTLQRTH, encoded by the exons ATGGCCTACACGCAGGTCCTCTCCACTTCCTGCATGTTCTACAAG GAAGATAGAGTTCCGATGACAAGTGATAACTCCAAGATGAAACCTCCACATGTATTGACCGTTGCTGGCTCTGACTCAGGTGCTGGTGCTGGAATCCAGGCTGATCTTAAGACCTGTGCAGCACGTGGAGTGTACTGCTCCACGGTCATAACTGCTGTCACTGCCCAGAACACTGTTGGTGTTCAG GTGAAAACTGGCATGCTACCATCTGTTGGCATAGTCAGTGTTCTTAGTCAAAGTCTACATGAATTTCCAGTTCGAG CTTTAGTGGTTGATCCTGTCATGGTATCTACAAGTGGAGATGTACTGGCTGGTCCTTCCATTCTTGCTGAATTTCG AGAGGAACTTCTTCCTATGGCCGATATAATCACTCCAAATTTAAAGGAGGCATCTGCTTTACTTGGTTGTCAGCAGCTGAAAACAGTTTCTGACATGCGTTCTGCTGCGAAACTGCTGCATGAGATGGGGCCAAG ATATGTGATTGTCAAAGGTGGCGATCTTCCTGATTCGTTGGATGCTGTTGATGTATTCTTTGATG GCCAGGACTTCTATGAGCTGCGTTCTTCACGCATTAAAACTCGCAACACTCATGGTACTGGTTGCAGCTTGGCATCATGTATAGCAGCTGAGCTGGCAAAAGGTTCTTCAATGCTTCCTGCTGTTAAG GTTGCTAAACGCTATGTTGAGACTGCCTTGGATTACAGCAAAGACATTGCTATTGGAAATGGGACCCAAGGTCCCTTTGACCATATTTTTAGGCTTAAGAGTAATGGTCAGAAGTCCCATAGGCAAGTGGGATTTAATCCAAGTGACTTGTTCTTGTATGCTGTAACGGATTCTGGGATGAATGAAAAGTGGGGCCGTTCTATTACAGATGCTGTTAAAGCTGCCATAGAGGGAGGTGCTACCATTGTTCAATTGAG GGAAAAGGATGCTGAAACACATAAGTTTTTGGAAGCAGCAAAAGCATGCTGTGAAATTTGCCATTCACACGGAATACCTCTACTCATAAACGACCGTATTGATATTGCCCTTGCTTGTGATGCTGATGGTGTGCATGTTGGTCAATCAGACATGCCTGCTAGTGTGGCCCGCACTCTTCTTGGCCCTGAAAAAATCATTGGTGTATCATGCAAGACAATAGAGCAAGCCCATCAAGCATGGATTGACGGTGCTGATTACATTGGTTGTGGTGGTGTATATCCAACGAATACTAAAGCAAACAATCTCACTGTTGGCCTGGAGGGGTTGAAAACTGTTTGCAAGGCTTCCAAGTTACCTGTGGTTGCAATTGGTGGTATTAATGCTTCAAATGCAGGCTCTGTGATGGAAACTGCTGTGCAGAATTTGAAGGGAGTTGCTGTTGTGTCGGCCCTTTTTGACAGGGAATGTATTCTGACAGAAACCAGGAAGTTGCATGCAGTGCTAAAGACGGCAGCATCGATGACATTACAGAGGACCCATTGA
- the LOC122308893 gene encoding serine/threonine-protein kinase SRK2A-like, whose product MEKYELVKDIGSGNFGVARLMRDKETKELVAMKYIERGHKIDENVAREIINHRSLCHPNIIRFKEVVLTPTHLAIVMEYAAGGELFERICAAGRFSEDEARYFFQQLISGVCYCHFMQICHRDLKLENTLLDGSPAPRLKICDFGYSKSSLLHSRPKSTVGTPAYIAPEVLSRREYDGKLADVWSCGVTLYVMLVGAYPFEDPHDPKNFRKTINRIMAVQYKIPDYVHISQDCKQLLSRIFVANPLRRITIKEIKSHPWFLKNLPRELTEAAQAVYYKKENPSFSLQPAEDIMKIVKEAKVPPPASRSIGGFGWGGEEDDDGKEEDAVAGEEEEEDEYEKKVKEAQESGEVNVS is encoded by the exons ATGGAGAAGTACGAGCTAGTGAAGGACATAGGGTCTGGGAACTTCGGAGTGGCCAGGCTTATGCGCGACAAAGAGACGAAAGAGCTCGTCGCCATGAAATACATCGAGCGTGGACACAAG ATTGACGAGAATGTGGCGAGAGAAATCATAAATCACAGATCGCTCTGCCATCCAAACATTATTCGGTTCAAGGAG GTGGTTTTGACTCCTACCCATCTCGCTATCGTCATGGAGTACGCGGCAGGTGGAGAGCTATTTGAGCGAATTTGTGCTGCTGGAAGATTTAGCGAAGATGAG GCTAGATATTTTTTCCAGCAGCTTATTTCTGGAGTGTGCTACTGTCATTTTATG CAAATATGCCATAGAGATTTGAAGCTGGAGAACACCTTGCTGGATGGAAGCCCTGCTCCACGTCTGAagatttgtgattttggttATTCAAAG TCATCTCTGCTACATTCAAGACCCAAATCAACTGTTGGAACTCCAGCATATATTGCACCTGAGGTTCTTTCTCGGAGAGAGTATGATGGCAAG TTGGCGGATGTATGGTCATGTGGAGTGACTCTTTATGTTATGCTGGTGGGAGCATACCCATTTGAGGATCCCCACGACCCGAAGAATTTCAGGAAAACCATCAAT CGAATAATGGCTGTTCAGTACAAGATTCCAGACTATGTTCACATATCTCAAGATTGTAAACAACTTCTTTCTCgcatttttgttgcaaatccTCTAAGG AGGATCACCATTAAAGAAATCAAGAGCCACCCGTGGTTTTTAAAGAACTTGCCAAGGGAACTAACAGAAGCAGCTCAAGCCGTGTACTACAAGAAAGAGAATCCTAGCTTTTCCCTCCAACCTGCGGAAGATATAATGAAAATTGTCAAAGAGGCCAAAGTTCCGCCTCCAGCTTCCCGATCTATTGGAGGCTTTGGCTggggaggagaagaagatgatgacggCAAGGAAGAAGATGCTGTTGCtggggaggaggaagaagaagatgagtaTGAGAAGAAAGTCAAGGAGGCACAGGAAAGTGGAGAAGTTAATGTCAGTTAA